Proteins from one Peromyscus eremicus unplaced genomic scaffold, PerEre_H2_v1 PerEre#2#chr22_unloc_1, whole genome shotgun sequence genomic window:
- the Creb3l3 gene encoding cyclic AMP-responsive element-binding protein 3-like protein 3, with amino-acid sequence MDGDIGKMESPACAMGPLDSLELLDLLFDRQDGVLRNVELAESWSHAGEEQKVLPNSDSDDFLSSILGPGDSDPSSPLWSPADSDSGISEDLPSDPQDTPPRSSGAANPPARCHPSQPGKGPCPSYLPSAPCPAPPRTQVLESSVAIDLDMWSTDTLYPEEQAGSPSRFNLTVKELLLSSSGGDLQQHSLAASQLLGPGSGHCQELVLTEDEKKLLAKEGVTLPTQLPLTKYEERVLKKIRRKIRNKQSAQESRKKKKEYIDGLENRMSACTAQNQELQRKVLHLEKQNLSLLEQLKHLQALVVQSTSKSAHAGTCIAVLLLSFVLIVLPSISPFDSNKADSPGDFVPVRVFSRTLHNHAASRVATDVAPGPEVPGPWPDTGTPHKGPPSGGLGADWGNFMEIPMLSDSTGELDNSTLVLVNATEDLGRATLLDWVALESLLSPGRVGLEMPGVEMWLSWLPRWLRVRLVQGALEVL; translated from the exons ATGGATGGGGACATAGGAAAG ATGGAGTCCCCTGCCTGCGCCATGGGTCCCTTGGACAGCCTGGAACTCCTGGATCTCTTGTTTGACCGGCAGGACGGCGTCCTGAGGAATGTGGAGCTGGCGGAGAGCTGGAGCCACGCAGGGGAGGAGCAG AAGGTGCTTCCGAATTCTGACTCCGATGACTTCCTAAGTTCCATCCTGGGACCTGGAGACTCTGACCCCAGCTCCCCGCTATGGTCCCCGGCTGACAGTGACAGCGGCATCTCTGAGGACCTGCCCTCGGATCCGCAGGACACCCCTCCTCGGAGCAGCGGAGCAGCGAACCCCCCAGCCAGGTGTCATCCCAGCCAGCCAGGCAAGGGGCCCTGCCCCTCCTACCTGCCCAGCGCCCCATGCCCCGCGCCTCCAAGGACGCAAGTACTGGAGTCCTCGGTGGCCATCGACCTGG ACATGTGGAGCACGGACACACTGTACCCGGAGGAGCAGGCTGGTTCACCCTCCAGATTCAACCTCACGGTGAAGGAACTGCTGCTGTCCAGCAGCGGCGGGGACTTG CAACAGCATTCCTTGGctgcctcccagctgctgggTCCCGGGAGTGGGCACTGCCAGGAGCTGGTGCTGACAGAGGACGAGAAGAAGCTGCTGGCTAAAGAAGGGGTGACCCTCCCCACCCAGCTGCCTCTCACCAAG TATGAGGAGAGAGTGCTGAAAAAAATCCGCAGGAAGATCCGGAATAAACAGTCGGCTcaggagagcaggaagaagaagaaggagtacATCGACGGTCTGGAGAACCG GATGTCAGCATGTACTGCCCAGAACCAGGAGCTGCAGAGGAAGGTCTTGCATTTAGAAAAGCAAAATTT GTCTCTCCTGGAGCAGCTGAAGCACCTGCAGGCCCTCGTGGTCCAGTCAACCAGCAAATCCGCCCACGCCGGCACCTGCATTGCG GTCCTTCTGCTGTCCTTTGTGCTGATCGTCCTCCCCTCCATCAGCCCTTTCGACTCCAACAAGGCCGACAGCCCTGGAGACTTCGTGCCAGTACGAG TGTTTTCCAGAACCCTCCACAACCACGCTGCATCCCGCGTGGCTACCGACGTCGCCCCAGGCCCCGAGGTCCCAGGACCCTGGCCAGACACTGGCACACCCCACAAAGGTCCTCCTTCCGGCGGCCTCGGCGCAGACTGGGGCAATTTTATGGAAATACCAATGCTGAGCGACTCCACAGGAGAGCTAGACAACTCCACCCTGGTGCTGGTCAATGCCACGGAGGACCTGGGCCGGGCCACCCTGCTGGACTGGGTGGCTTTGGAATCACTGCTTAGCCCGGGCCGGGTGGGGCTGGAGATGCCAGGGGTGGAGATGTGGCTGTCCTGGCTACCGAGGTGGCTGAGGGTCCGTCTGGTGCAGGGTGCTCTGGAGGTGCTGTGA